The genome window ACCGACCGGTTCTTCGAGTTCAGCGACGTGCGCGTCACCAGCCCCACGGGTGCGCCGGCACAGCTGCACCGCGAGGACGAGACCTCGGCGGTGATCCTGCGGATCGGCGACGAGGACGTCGACGACGTGTCCGGCGTGCAGACGTACCGCGTCGAGATGACGGTCGACGGGTGGATCAACCCGGCCAACGCCCAGCACTCGGGCGACGAGCTGTACTGGAACGTCATCGGTCCCGGTTGGGAGGTCCCGCTCTCGGACCTGTCCGTCACCGTCACCGGGCCGGCCGCGGTGGAGGGCGTCGCGTGCTTCACCGGGCCGCAGGGGTCGACGACGCCCTGCGACGACGCGACGACCGCGGGGGACTCCGCGACCTTCACACAGTCCGTCGTGCCGGTGGGGGACCAGCTCACGACGGTCACGGGCTGGCCCGGGGGGACGTTCCCCGGCGTGCAGCCGATCCTGCGTGACAAGCCCGACCCGGTGCTGCCGCTGCGTCCCACGACCGTGGGCGGCGGGGTCGCCGCCGCGGTCCTCCTGCTCGGCGGCGGGCTCGCGGTCCGCCGTGTACGGCGGACGGGCCGGGACCAGGCGTACCTGGGCCTGACGCCGGGGCTGCGACCGGCGGACGGCCAGGGGACGGCCAGCGGTCCGCGGGACCGCCGCGCACCCGTCGCCGTGCAGTTCCAGCCGCCCGAGGGTGCGCGCCCGGGGGAGATCGGCACGCTCGTCGACGAGAAGGCCGACGCGGTCGACGTGACGGCCACGATCATCGACCTGGCGGTCCGCGGCTGGCTCCGCATCGAGGAGGTGCCGCGCGAGGACCCGCGCAAGAAGCCCAAGGACTGGACGCTCGTGCGGCTGCGCGCGGGTACCGAGGGCCTGCTGCCGTTCGAGGCGGGGTTGCTCGGCGACCTCTTCGAGAAGGGTGACGAGGTGAGGCTGTCCGACCTGCGGCAGACCTTTGCCTCGTCGCTCGCCAAGGTCCAGGGCATGCTGTACGACCACGTGACGGATGTCGGGTGGTTCCGTGCGAACCCCAAGAGCGTGCGTACCGCCTGGATCGTCGTCGGTGTGCTGCTCCTGCTCGCGGGCGGCATCGGCGCCGCGGTGGCCATGGCGGTGCAGGTCGTGCCCGGGCTGGCCCTGGTCGGGATCGCGCTGCTGCTCGTCGGCGTCCTCGTGCTCGTGCTCAGCGGGGCGGCGCCCGCGCGCACGCCCGCTGGCACCGCCGTCCTCGCGCAGGCGCTGGGGTTCCGTCGCTACCTCGCCACCGCGGAGGCCGACCAGATCCGGTTCGAGGAGGGGCAGGACGTCTTCAGCCGGTACCTCCCGTACGCCATCGTCTTCGGTCTGGCGGACCGGTGGTCCCGGGTGTTCGCCGAGCTCGCGGCGCAGGGGGTGCCGGTGGCGGCTCCGACCTGGTACGTCGGGGCGTACTCGCCCGGCACCGTCGGATTCTGGGGCGCCGGGTTCGTCGGCGCCCTCGACCGGTTCGAGTCGATCACGACGGCGGCCATCTCCGCCCCGACGCCCGGCACCTCGGGCGGGTCGGGGCTCGGTGGGGGCGGGTTCTCCGGTGGTGGCGTCGGCGGTGGCGGCGGGGGCGGCTGGTAGGACCGGAACCACCGTCGGGCGAGGCTCGCTCAGGTGTCGTCGGCGCGCGAGCCGAGCGCCGCCTGACCGGTGCGACGCAGCGTGGTGCGTGCGACGACCTGTTGCCACGTCGACGCCCGCTCGGAGCGACCGCGCCCGACGAACGACACCGCCCAGTGCAGCAGCGTCGTCAGCCGGTTCTTGAAGCCCACCAGGTACACCAGGTGGACGCCCAGCCACAGCGCCCAGGCCACGAGCCCCGAGGTCCGCACGGACCCGATCTGCGCGACGGCGAAGAACCGCGAGACCGTGGCCATGCTGCCCTTGTCGCGGTAGACGAACTCCTGCCCGGTGGGCTCACCCTGCACGCGACGGCGGATCTGGTCCGCGGCGTGCTGCCCGCTCTGGATCGCGACCTGCGCGACGCCCGGCAGCTTGCCGTGACGCATGAGGTCACCGACGACGAACACCTCGGGGTGCCCCGGCAGCGTGCAGTCCTGCTCCACGGGCACCTGGCCGGACCGGGTCGGCTCGACCCCCGCGCGCTCCGCGAGGACACGGCCCACCGGCGCACCGGCCACGCCCGCGGCCCACACCTTGCACACCGACGGCACCACGCGCCGGTTCCCGTCCTGGTCCTCGACCGTGACCGAGCGCTCGTCCACGTCGACGACCTTCCAGCCGGTCCAGACCTCGACCCCGACGTGCTCGAGCTCGCGCGTCGCCGCGGCGGACAGCTGCTCCGGGTACCCGGGCAGCACGTGCGGCACCGGGTCGACGAGCAGGATCCGCGCCCGCGACGGGTCGACGTGCCGGAACTGGCCCGGCAGCACGCGGTGCGCGAGCTCGGCGACCTGCCCGGCCATCTCGACGCCCGTCGGGCCGGCGCCGACCACGACGAACGTCAGGAGCCGCTCGACGACCTCCTCGTCGCCCGTCAGCTCGGCCAGCTCGAACGCGCCGAAGATCCGCGCCCGCCCCTCCATCGCGTCGTCGAGGCTCTTGAGGCCGGGCGCGTACTCGGAGAAGTGGTCGTTCCCGAAGTACGACTGTCCGGCCCCCGCGGCGACCACGAGCGAGTCGTACCGCGTGCGGGTCACGCCGAGGGGCGACCGGTGCACGACCTCGTGCGCCTCGAGGTCGACGTCCTCGACGAGACCGAGGACCACGCGCGCGTTGCGCTGTCGGCGCAGCACGTCGCGCGTCGCGGGCGCGACCTCCCCGGAGGAGAGGATGCCCGTGACCACCTGGTAGAGCAGCGGCTGGAACAGGTGGTGGTTGACCCCGCTGATCACCGTGACCCGCACGCCGGGCACGCGCGCGAGCGCCCGGGTCGTGAACAGCCCACCGAACCCCGAGCCCACGACGACGACGTCGTGCGGGCGCCGCGTCGGTGCCATCAGTGCCTCCCGTACCACCGGTCGGCCACCGGCAGCGTCGTGGCGTCCTCGTCGCGTCCGACGCTACGGGCGTCGGGCGCCGAGCGCGCGTCGGCGGTCATCGCACGGTTCGGCGCGCGCCCGGGCCGCGCAGGCGGTAGACCTCCACCCGGGGATCGACGGTGAGGACGGTGGCGTGGCGACGACGACGGACAGCACGACGGGGACGAGGCTCGACGAGGCGGTGCACCGCGTGCTCGGCGAGGGCACGGCGCTGCGCCAGGCGCAGCGCGACGCGCTGGCAGGGCTGGACGCCCATGACACGGTGCTCGTCGCCCGCACGGGCGCCGGCAAGACGGCGGTGTACGCGATCGCGACGCTGGTCGCCGCGCGTCTGACCGTCGTCGTGTCGCCGCTGATCGCGTTGCAGCGTGACCAGGAGCGTGCGTTGGCCGAGGCGGGGCTTCGGGTCGCGTCCGTGAGCTCCGTCCGGACCGCGCGCGAGCAGCGCGAGGCGCTCGAGGCGGCGTCGTCGGGCGGGCTCGACGTGCTCCTGCTCGGTCCTGAGCAGCTTCAGCGGAGCGTCGTCCTGGAGGCGTTGACAGGTGCCGACGTCGGTCTGGTCGTCGTCGACGAGGCGCACTGCGTGGCCGAGTGGGGTCACGACTTCCGTCCCGACTACCTGCTCGTCGGGTCCGCCGTCCGGCGGCTGGGCTCGCCCCGCTTGCTCGCGCTGACGGCGACGGCGTCGACGCACGTGCGCGACGAGATCGTCGCGCGCCTGGGGATGTGCGACCCGCGCGTCCTCGTGCACGACGCGGACCGGCCCAACATCTGGCTCGGCGCCCGCCCCGCCGCCACGCAGGACGAGCGGGACGCCGTGGTGCGCGAGCTCGTCGCCGACGAGCCGGGGCCCGTGATCGTCTACGCGCGGACCCGGACGCACTGCGAGGAGCTGGCCGCCCGGCTCGCGGAGGTGCGGCCCGCGTCCGTCTACCACGCGGGCCTGCCGGCGGCCGAGCGGGCGGCGACGCAGGACCGCTTCCTGTCCGGCCGCGACGACCTGGTGGTCGCCACCTCGGCGTTCGGCATGGGCATCGACCGGCCCGACGTGCGCCTGGTCGTGCACGCGGGCCCGCCCACCACGCTCGACCAGTACTACCAGGAGGTGGGCCGCGCGGGCCGCGACGAGGAGCCCGCACGCGCGGTCGTCGTCGTGAGGTCCGAGGACCACGCCCTGGCGCGCTACCAGCGGTCCGGCGGCGGCCCGCGGCCCGCGACGCTCCTGCGGCTGCTGCACGCGCTCGCGACGACGCCGGGTGACCAGGCGGCGCTCGCCACGGCCACCGGGCTGGGGCGCCGGACGGTCGCCCGGGCGCTGGGCACGCTGCAGCACGTGGGCGCGGTCCGCGACGACGGGGGCACGCTGCGGCTGGCCGACGGTGCCGACGGCCGGCAGGTGCTCGCGGACGTGCACGAGGCGCGCGAGCGCAGGACACGGCTGGAGGCCTCGCGCGTCGACCTCGTGCGCACCTACACCGACACCACGGACTGCCGTCGCCGCCTGCTGCTCGAGCTGCTCGGCGAGGAGCGGCGCGAGCCGTGCGGCCGGTGCGACAGCTGCGACGCGGGCACGTCGCTCGCCGTCGCGGCGCAGCGCGTGCGACCCGGCCAGCCGGTGCGCCACCAGGAGTTCGGCGCCGGGACGGTGAGCGTCGTCGAGGCGGAGCGGGTGACCGTGCTGTTCGAGGACCGCGGCTATGTGACGCTCGACACGCAGATCGCCATGGACTCCCAGCTTCTGACGCTTCAAGCGCGGTGACGAGGCACGCGCCGACGCGCCAGCGGTTGCCGGGACGCGGCGCTGCGAGCACGGTGGAACGCACGAAGCGACAGGAGGCCCCCTGCATGAGCGAACCGACCAGTCCCGACCCGGACCCGGCGACCACCCCCGGTCTGGAGCCGGGCGGCGGCGTGTCGCCCGGTGACACGCCCCCCGGCGAGTCGTCGACGTCGGAGGCGATGCACCAGCAGCCGGACACCGGCTCACGCGGGGCCAACTGGATGGCCTACGTGATCATCGGCGTCGTGGTCGTGTTCGCGGCGCTGTTCTTCGTCGGGTACGCGATCGGTCTGGCGGACTGACCGGCCCGTCGTGACGGTCTGAGGCAGGTCAGCCGCCCAGCACGTCGGCCAGGTCGTACCCCACGGGCTCCTCGAGCTGCTGGTACGTGCAGGACCGCGGGTCGCGGTCCGTGCGCCACCGGCGGAACTGCGCGGTGTGCCGGAAGCGGTCGCCCTCCATGTGGTCGTAGGCCACCTCGACGACGAGCTCGGGGCGCAGCGGGACGAACGACAGGTCCTTGGTGGCGTTCCACCGGCTGACCGCGCCCGGCATGCGGCGGTCGGCGTGGGCCTCCTGGTCCGCCCAGGCGCCCCACGGGTGGTCGGCCAGGTCGACGTCGCGGTAGGGCGCGAGCTCGTCGAGCAGCGTGCGCCGCCGCACCATCGTGAACGACGCGCTCACCCCGACGTGCTGCAGGTGACCCTCGTCGTTCCACAGCCCCAGCAGCAGCGAGCCGACCACGTCGCCGGACTTGTGCCACCGGAAGCCCGCCACGACGCAGTCGGCCGTGCGCTCGTGCTTGATCTTGAACATCGCGCGCTTGTCCGGCTGGTACGGGGCGGTCAGCGGCTTGGCGACGACCCCGTCGAGGCCGGCGCCCTCGAACTGCGTGAACCAGCGCTGTGCCTCGGTCATGTCGGACGTCGCGCGCGTGACGTGCACCGGTGGCCGGGCGTCGGCGAGGGCCTCGACGAGCAGCGCCCGGCGCTCCGAGAACGGGCGGTGCGTGAGGTCCTCGTCGCCGAGCGCGAGCAGGTCGAACGCGACGAACGACGCGGGTGTCTGCTCCGCCAGGAGCTTCACGCGGCTGGCCGCCGGGTGGATGCGCTGCTGCAGCGCGTCGAAGTCCAGCCGGTCGTCCGAGACGACGACGATCTCGCCGTCGAGCACGCACCGCTCCGGCAGGTTCGCCTTCAGCGACTCGACGAGCTCGGGGAAGTAGCGCGTCATCGGCTTCTCGTTGCGGCTGCCGAGCTCGACGTCGTCGCCGTCGCGGAACACGATCGTGCGGAACCCGTCCCACTTGGGCTCCACGTGGCCGGTGTCGGGGATCTCCTTGACCGACTTCGCGAGCATCGGCGCGACGGGGGGCATCACGGGCAGGTCCATGGGGCCATCGTGGAGCAGACCACCGACAGGCGCACCGGTTCGGGCGCCCGACGGGCGTCGTGCGATCGCGCGGTAACTCTTTCGAGGTAATTCTCACTTTCGTGGTCATAGACCCGCTACTGTCCCGGATCGAGAGGTTTGCCCCGCGAGTGCAGCGTGGTGCGGATCGCCCTTCCCGGGTCCGCCGAACGGTGTGCTGCGTCGTCGCGCACCGCGCTGTGACCGAGATCTGAGCCCCACTGCTCACTCGTGCCCGCCGCGATGCCGACGCGTGCGCGGCAGACCGTGTCAGGGGTGACGAGAGCGACCGCCGTGGCAGGGCTGCGGGCGGTCCGAGGGGGTTCATGTGGCGCGCGCTCGCATGCGGTCGGTCATCGCCGCCGTGGTGGCGGTAGTCCTCGGTCTCACGCTGGGCGGGCCCGCTGCGGCGGCCACGACCGACGGAGTCGACCCCCTCGCCGACCGCTCATGGGTCGTGTCCCTGGTGTCCTCGGGGACGCCGTCGGTACGGCGCGCCGCAGAGGCTGCGCTGCTCGGATCCGACGCCGACCTGCAGGAGTTCGTGGAGTCGGGCTTCGACGAGGCGCTCGCCGCGGACTACCGGGCGGCGGCACAGGTGCTGGGCAGCACGGACGGACCGGCGTTGCGATCGGCGGCGACCAAGGCGCTGGCGGGTCCACCGGAGGCGTTGCGGACCTTCGTCGACGGGGGGTTCCGCACCGCTTGGGCAGCCGACGAGGAGCTGCGCGTGGTGCGGGCCATGGACAGCGCCGGCGCCAAGACGCGAGAGGTTGCCGAGAAGGCGTTGGAGGGGGACGTCGAGGAGTGGTCCCACTTCCTGTCCTCCGGCCTGGCACAGGCCCGGTTCGTCGACGAGGAGATGGCCGCCACGCGGATGCTCGACGGAGGGGCGAACAACAGTGCTCCTGCGTCCTCGTCGCCGAGTGCCCTGGGCCTCGCCGCGCAGGCCGCCCTGGACGGGTCCCCGGAGGAGCTGCACGAGTTCCTGACGCACGGCCAGCACGTCGCGCGGGCGCGCGACGCGGAGATGGCCACGGTCGCGGGACTGACGGAGCAGGCGAAGGTTGCCGGCGAGGCGACCGCGACGCATGCGGCGGACGCGACGTCGGCCTCGGCGCGCGCGGTCGCGGCAGCCCAGCGCGCCAAGGAAGCGGCGCAGGAGGCACTGGCCCAGACCGAGGCGGCCGGTGGTGCGGCGCAGGGCGCCTCCGCGGCGGCGGGACGCGCGGCGGATGCCGCGGCGGCGGCAGAAGGTGCGGCAGCGGAGGCGTCGGCCGCGTCGAGTGCCGCGTTGCGTGCCGCGCAGACGGCCGCCGACGGGGCGCGTCGGGCCACCGCCGCGGCCTCCTTGACGGCTCGCGCTGCCGCGGCAGCGCAGTCCGCCGCCGCGGCGGCACGTGCCGATGCAGGGAAGGCTGCCGAGGCGCGCGCCGCGGCACAGGCGGCGCGGGACGCCGCTGCGCAGGCGGCGGTGCTCGACGAGGTGCGTCGGCAGCGTGACGCCGCCTTGGCGCAGGCGCGAACGGCGGCGGGTGCGGCGGCCGGCGCCAGCGTGAACGCCGATGCCGCGGCGACGGCGGCGGACACCGCGTCGCGTCAGGCCGGGGTCTCGGCCGCGCAGGCGAAGCGGACGCGGGCCGCGGCTGCGTCCGCCAAGAACCAGGCGGCGGTCGCCGCCTCCGCGGCGGCCCGCAGCCTGAAGTTCGCCGAGGACGCCGCGGCTGCCAGCGACGAGGCGTTCTCGTTCGCGTCCCAGGCTGCCCGGTACGCGACGGCCGCGGCGGCTGCCGCTGACGAAGCCGCGGCACAGGCGGGCATCGCTGGTGCAGCCGCTGCCGAGTCCGCGGCGCACGCGGCCGAGGCGACCAAGGCCTCGGAGCTGGCAGTGGCGGCAGCCGAGCAGGCGGCGAAGGTCGAGCAGCTCGCGCGGCGAGCGGACTCGGCACGGCTGGAGGAGGCGACCGACCAGGGTATCGCCGCCGCACAGGAGGCCTTGGCCGCGGAGAAGGCGTCGACCGGTGCGGGCGGGGAGGCCGCCGGATGGGACCGGGAGCTGCGCTGGGACACGGAGGAGGAGGACCGGGTCCCGCCTGCGACGCGCGAGCTGCTGGACGCGGCCGGTGCCGACGGGGCCTCGGACCGGGTCGTGGTGGACAAGGGGCGCCGCGCGGCGCTGGCCCTGATGAGCACGGGCGGCGAGTGGACGAAGGCCGCCGCCGTGGAGGCGCTGGCCGGTGACGAGACGGTCCTGAGGTCCTGGCTGGAGACCGGACGGGCGCTTGCCGCCGGCCAGGACAACCGGGCACGGCTCTGGCACCTGGTCGACACCCTGCCAGACGGGCAGGAACGGACGGCCGCGCGTACGGCGCTCGACGGGGACGACGCCGCGGTGGCCACGTTCCTGCGGACCCGCGCCTACCCCCGCAAGGCGTTGGACGACCAGGTGGCGTTGGCGCGGATCCTGGAGTCGAACCCCGGACCGGCGCTGTACGAGGCGACGCAGCGCGCACTGGACGGCACGGCGCACGACGCTCACGAGTTCCTGCGCACCGGGCAGTACGTAGCCCGCACGGCCGACCAAGAGGTCGAGATCGCCCGGGTGATGCAGGCCGGCGGGGCGGAGGTCAAGGCCGCCGGGCAGGTGGCGCTGGAGGGGCCGGCGTCCTACAAGTCCTACTTCCTCGCCGTCGGGCAATACCAGGCCGCTCAGCGAGACGTGGAGCAGGCGGCGCACGTCCAGGCGGTGAAGGGCCTGATCGCTCAGGCGCAGCAGTACGCCCAGACCGCGCTGGCCGACGCCGCCCGTGCCCGGCGCGTGGCGGCGGAGGCCCAGGGTGCGGCCGCGGAGGCCGCGGCCGCCGCGAACCAGGCCGCCGCTGCGGCGTCCAGAGCCGCCGGCTACGCCGACGAGGCTGCCCGGTCCGCGGCTGCGGCCAAGAGCTCCGCCGATCAGGCCGCCGCGTCGGCGCAGGCCGCCCTGGTGGCGGCCGACACGGCGCACGCTGCGGCGCGCGACGCCGCGGGATCGGCCACGACGGCCGCTGCCGCCGCGCAGCGGGCAAGCGGCGATGCCGCCGAGGCGCAGTGGGCCAAGCAGGACGCGCGCGCATCGGCCAAGGCGGCGGGCATGGACGCGGTGGCCGCCGAGGCAGCAGCACAGCAGGCAGTCGTGACCTACTCGAGCCGGCTGGAGGAGTGGCAGCAAGCGAGCCGCAGCTCGGCACCCGGTACGGGCAGTGACGGCGCGAGCGCCGCCGTCGACACCCACAGGTACTGGAACTGTCTGACATCAGTCGACACGGCGCTCGGCTCGCCGGACGTCTGCATCAACGGCTTCAAGGCGTTCGGTGAGGTGATGCTGAATCCCGCCAAGTGCGCCACGCCGCTGAGTCGGGATTCGTTGGGCTGCTCGATGCTCAGCGAGTTCAAGCGCTTTGTCGGAGGCAACGCCGATCTCATGTGGGACGTTGCCCAGCTGGCACTGGGGCTGTGCGGTCTCATCCCCGCGGTCGGCGAGGTTTGCGACGCACTGGATGGCGCCGTTTCCGCAGCGAGGGGCGATTGGGCCGGAGCCGGGCTTTCCCTCCTTGCGATGGCGCCTGGTGTCGGCGTGCTGGCCGGCTCGGCCAAGGTTGCACGTCTCACGGATCGATTGCGTGAATATGTCGACACCATCCTCGATGGGCTGACCGCCGGACGTCGTGCGAACGTGGATGAGATTCCGACGGGCCGTGCCTGCCGCACTGCCAGGAGTTTCGGTGCTGAGACCAAGGTGCGACTGGCCGACGGTAGTCACCGGCGGATCAGCGAGATTCGCGTGGGCGACGAGGTGCTCGCGAGCGATCCTGTTTCTGGTGTGCGCGGTGGGCGAAGGGTCACCCACGTGTGGGTGCATCAGGACGATCTTTATGACCTTGAAGTCGACGGTGAAGTCGTGGTCACCACCGAGGATCACCCGTTCTGGTCGGTCACGGACCAGAAGTGGGAGGACACGTCTGATCTTCACGAGGGCGAGTTGCTTCTCGGCGCCGACGGTCGGGAAAGTGTCGTCACGCGTTCGGTCGACTTCGGCTCTCGTCGCGTCGGCACAGCCTTCAATCTGGCTGTCGAGGGTCTTCACACCTACCACGTCGGTCTGTTCGCCGTGCTGGTGCACAACTCGGACGGCATCGATCTGTCGGACGCCACCGAGTGGCCGGCCGGCGACTTCCCGGCGGGAGGCGCCAGGAGTGCGGCCGGCCCGCCCGGGGGAATTCTCTTCCGCGCGAGGAACGGCAGCATAACGAACTACGCCGTCTACGA of Cellulomonas dongxiuzhuiae contains these proteins:
- a CDS encoding DUF2207 domain-containing protein: MTVVRSSLPGAPGEPAVARAVRRLAVLGLVLLLALGAILLAPPVALASSGRADLSTGREITRYDVTADAAADGTVDVVIDFDFDFGDDPGHGPYLTFPTRVSYDDETDRFFEFSDVRVTSPTGAPAQLHREDETSAVILRIGDEDVDDVSGVQTYRVEMTVDGWINPANAQHSGDELYWNVIGPGWEVPLSDLSVTVTGPAAVEGVACFTGPQGSTTPCDDATTAGDSATFTQSVVPVGDQLTTVTGWPGGTFPGVQPILRDKPDPVLPLRPTTVGGGVAAAVLLLGGGLAVRRVRRTGRDQAYLGLTPGLRPADGQGTASGPRDRRAPVAVQFQPPEGARPGEIGTLVDEKADAVDVTATIIDLAVRGWLRIEEVPREDPRKKPKDWTLVRLRAGTEGLLPFEAGLLGDLFEKGDEVRLSDLRQTFASSLAKVQGMLYDHVTDVGWFRANPKSVRTAWIVVGVLLLLAGGIGAAVAMAVQVVPGLALVGIALLLVGVLVLVLSGAAPARTPAGTAVLAQALGFRRYLATAEADQIRFEEGQDVFSRYLPYAIVFGLADRWSRVFAELAAQGVPVAAPTWYVGAYSPGTVGFWGAGFVGALDRFESITTAAISAPTPGTSGGSGLGGGGFSGGGVGGGGGGGW
- a CDS encoding NAD(P)/FAD-dependent oxidoreductase, with translation MAPTRRPHDVVVVGSGFGGLFTTRALARVPGVRVTVISGVNHHLFQPLLYQVVTGILSSGEVAPATRDVLRRQRNARVVLGLVEDVDLEAHEVVHRSPLGVTRTRYDSLVVAAGAGQSYFGNDHFSEYAPGLKSLDDAMEGRARIFGAFELAELTGDEEVVERLLTFVVVGAGPTGVEMAGQVAELAHRVLPGQFRHVDPSRARILLVDPVPHVLPGYPEQLSAAATRELEHVGVEVWTGWKVVDVDERSVTVEDQDGNRRVVPSVCKVWAAGVAGAPVGRVLAERAGVEPTRSGQVPVEQDCTLPGHPEVFVVGDLMRHGKLPGVAQVAIQSGQHAADQIRRRVQGEPTGQEFVYRDKGSMATVSRFFAVAQIGSVRTSGLVAWALWLGVHLVYLVGFKNRLTTLLHWAVSFVGRGRSERASTWQQVVARTTLRRTGQAALGSRADDT
- a CDS encoding polymorphic toxin-type HINT domain-containing protein; the encoded protein is MARARMRSVIAAVVAVVLGLTLGGPAAAATTDGVDPLADRSWVVSLVSSGTPSVRRAAEAALLGSDADLQEFVESGFDEALAADYRAAAQVLGSTDGPALRSAATKALAGPPEALRTFVDGGFRTAWAADEELRVVRAMDSAGAKTREVAEKALEGDVEEWSHFLSSGLAQARFVDEEMAATRMLDGGANNSAPASSSPSALGLAAQAALDGSPEELHEFLTHGQHVARARDAEMATVAGLTEQAKVAGEATATHAADATSASARAVAAAQRAKEAAQEALAQTEAAGGAAQGASAAAGRAADAAAAAEGAAAEASAASSAALRAAQTAADGARRATAAASLTARAAAAAQSAAAAARADAGKAAEARAAAQAARDAAAQAAVLDEVRRQRDAALAQARTAAGAAAGASVNADAAATAADTASRQAGVSAAQAKRTRAAAASAKNQAAVAASAAARSLKFAEDAAAASDEAFSFASQAARYATAAAAAADEAAAQAGIAGAAAAESAAHAAEATKASELAVAAAEQAAKVEQLARRADSARLEEATDQGIAAAQEALAAEKASTGAGGEAAGWDRELRWDTEEEDRVPPATRELLDAAGADGASDRVVVDKGRRAALALMSTGGEWTKAAAVEALAGDETVLRSWLETGRALAAGQDNRARLWHLVDTLPDGQERTAARTALDGDDAAVATFLRTRAYPRKALDDQVALARILESNPGPALYEATQRALDGTAHDAHEFLRTGQYVARTADQEVEIARVMQAGGAEVKAAGQVALEGPASYKSYFLAVGQYQAAQRDVEQAAHVQAVKGLIAQAQQYAQTALADAARARRVAAEAQGAAAEAAAAANQAAAAASRAAGYADEAARSAAAAKSSADQAAASAQAALVAADTAHAAARDAAGSATTAAAAAQRASGDAAEAQWAKQDARASAKAAGMDAVAAEAAAQQAVVTYSSRLEEWQQASRSSAPGTGSDGASAAVDTHRYWNCLTSVDTALGSPDVCINGFKAFGEVMLNPAKCATPLSRDSLGCSMLSEFKRFVGGNADLMWDVAQLALGLCGLIPAVGEVCDALDGAVSAARGDWAGAGLSLLAMAPGVGVLAGSAKVARLTDRLREYVDTILDGLTAGRRANVDEIPTGRACRTARSFGAETKVRLADGSHRRISEIRVGDEVLASDPVSGVRGGRRVTHVWVHQDDLYDLEVDGEVVVTTEDHPFWSVTDQKWEDTSDLHEGELLLGADGRESVVTRSVDFGSRRVGTAFNLAVEGLHTYHVGLFAVLVHNSDGIDLSDATEWPAGDFPAGGARSAAGPPGGILFRARNGSITNYAVYDENGTILYRVDLTGGTHRGVPTPHVQEYRHDERPDGKVFPKPTGIAKPAGPDDLPQGWCEL
- a CDS encoding ATP-dependent DNA ligase, which gives rise to MDLPVMPPVAPMLAKSVKEIPDTGHVEPKWDGFRTIVFRDGDDVELGSRNEKPMTRYFPELVESLKANLPERCVLDGEIVVVSDDRLDFDALQQRIHPAASRVKLLAEQTPASFVAFDLLALGDEDLTHRPFSERRALLVEALADARPPVHVTRATSDMTEAQRWFTQFEGAGLDGVVAKPLTAPYQPDKRAMFKIKHERTADCVVAGFRWHKSGDVVGSLLLGLWNDEGHLQHVGVSASFTMVRRRTLLDELAPYRDVDLADHPWGAWADQEAHADRRMPGAVSRWNATKDLSFVPLRPELVVEVAYDHMEGDRFRHTAQFRRWRTDRDPRSCTYQQLEEPVGYDLADVLGG
- a CDS encoding DUF6480 family protein; the protein is MSEPTSPDPDPATTPGLEPGGGVSPGDTPPGESSTSEAMHQQPDTGSRGANWMAYVIIGVVVVFAALFFVGYAIGLAD
- a CDS encoding RecQ family ATP-dependent DNA helicase, translated to MATTTDSTTGTRLDEAVHRVLGEGTALRQAQRDALAGLDAHDTVLVARTGAGKTAVYAIATLVAARLTVVVSPLIALQRDQERALAEAGLRVASVSSVRTAREQREALEAASSGGLDVLLLGPEQLQRSVVLEALTGADVGLVVVDEAHCVAEWGHDFRPDYLLVGSAVRRLGSPRLLALTATASTHVRDEIVARLGMCDPRVLVHDADRPNIWLGARPAATQDERDAVVRELVADEPGPVIVYARTRTHCEELAARLAEVRPASVYHAGLPAAERAATQDRFLSGRDDLVVATSAFGMGIDRPDVRLVVHAGPPTTLDQYYQEVGRAGRDEEPARAVVVVRSEDHALARYQRSGGGPRPATLLRLLHALATTPGDQAALATATGLGRRTVARALGTLQHVGAVRDDGGTLRLADGADGRQVLADVHEARERRTRLEASRVDLVRTYTDTTDCRRRLLLELLGEERREPCGRCDSCDAGTSLAVAAQRVRPGQPVRHQEFGAGTVSVVEAERVTVLFEDRGYVTLDTQIAMDSQLLTLQAR